A part of Paraliobacillus zengyii genomic DNA contains:
- the rsmG gene encoding 16S rRNA (guanine(527)-N(7))-methyltransferase RsmG: MNAESFATKMSEHGIELSEQQKHQFDIYFHTLVEWNDKINLTSITDEVGVYLKHFYDSLTASFYFDFGKELSICDVGAGAGFPSIPLKICFPQLQVTIVDSLQKRINFLNHLADQLELEGVTFYHDRAESFGNNQVYRQSFDVVMARAVARTSVLSELCLPLCKITGTFIAMKGPNAQDELVDAKKAIEILGGEVSNIHTFDLPDNNGERNIVIIKKIKKTPNKYPRKPGVPNKSPL, encoded by the coding sequence ATGAATGCTGAATCATTTGCTACAAAAATGTCGGAACATGGAATTGAATTATCTGAACAACAGAAACATCAATTTGATATTTATTTTCATACACTAGTGGAGTGGAATGACAAAATAAATTTAACTTCAATAACGGATGAAGTCGGAGTCTATCTCAAGCACTTTTATGACTCTCTAACTGCCTCATTTTATTTCGATTTTGGTAAAGAACTTAGTATTTGTGATGTGGGAGCGGGTGCAGGTTTTCCAAGTATTCCATTAAAAATTTGTTTCCCGCAATTACAGGTTACAATTGTTGATTCACTACAAAAAAGGATAAATTTCTTAAATCATCTAGCTGATCAGTTAGAGTTAGAAGGAGTTACCTTTTATCATGATAGAGCAGAGTCATTTGGTAACAATCAAGTATACAGACAATCCTTTGATGTTGTAATGGCTAGAGCAGTGGCCCGAACATCCGTTTTGAGTGAGTTGTGTTTACCGTTATGTAAAATCACAGGAACGTTTATTGCTATGAAGGGTCCAAATGCACAGGATGAGTTAGTTGATGCAAAAAAAGCAATTGAAATTTTGGGTGGAGAAGTTTCTAATATCCATACTTTTGATTTACCAGATAATAATGGAGAGCGTAATATTGTTATCA
- the mnmG gene encoding tRNA uridine-5-carboxymethylaminomethyl(34) synthesis enzyme MnmG yields MTYNAGNFDVIVIGAGHAGVEAANAAAKRGAKTLMLTLNLDMIAFMPCNPSVGGPAKGVVVREVDALGGLMGKVIDKTYIQMRMLNTGKGPAVRALRAQADKPLYIQEMKKRLENQDNLTLRQAMVEKLIMEDGVCKGVITETKAAYHAKSVIITTGTFMRSRVIIGDLSYESGPNNQRASVKLSEHLEEIGFELVRFKTGTPPRVNSHTIDYSKTEIQPGDENPSHFSYETSQELIEQIPCWLTYTNEFTHKIINDNLGLSAMYSGMIKGTGPRYCPSIEDKIVRFHDKPRHQVFLEPEGRDTEEVYVQGLSTSLPEFVQREILRSIEGLENAEIMRAGYAIEYDSVVPTQLWPTLEVKNVPGLYTAGQINGTSGYEEAAGQGLIAGINAAARALDKEPLVLDRSQAYIGVLIDDLVTKGTNEPYRLLTSRAEYRLLLRHDNADMRLTEIGYQLGMITEERYQLFIDKKRFVKEETTRLEKETIKPSESLKLLMEEVGATELREPTKAVELLKRPEINYQLIEKLTPAPIDLNFDVKEQVEIQIKYRGYIEKSNQQVERMKKMENKWIPEDIDYDAVSGIATEAKEKFKKVRPLSVGQASRISGVNPADVSILLVYIEQGNIAKV; encoded by the coding sequence ATGACTTATAATGCTGGTAATTTTGATGTAATAGTTATTGGTGCAGGACACGCAGGTGTAGAAGCGGCAAATGCTGCAGCAAAACGTGGTGCGAAAACGTTAATGCTTACATTAAATTTAGATATGATTGCCTTTATGCCGTGTAATCCATCTGTTGGTGGACCAGCAAAAGGCGTTGTAGTAAGAGAAGTTGATGCATTAGGTGGATTAATGGGAAAAGTAATTGATAAAACATATATCCAAATGCGTATGCTTAATACAGGAAAAGGTCCAGCTGTTCGTGCGCTAAGAGCACAAGCTGATAAACCGCTATATATTCAAGAAATGAAAAAAAGATTAGAAAACCAAGATAATTTAACATTACGTCAAGCAATGGTTGAGAAATTGATTATGGAAGATGGTGTATGTAAAGGCGTTATTACGGAGACAAAAGCAGCCTATCATGCAAAATCGGTTATTATTACAACAGGAACATTTATGAGATCTCGCGTTATTATTGGTGATTTGTCTTATGAAAGTGGACCAAATAACCAACGAGCATCGGTTAAACTATCGGAGCATTTAGAGGAAATTGGTTTTGAATTGGTACGTTTCAAGACAGGGACACCACCACGTGTGAATAGTCATACGATTGATTATTCAAAAACAGAAATACAGCCAGGGGACGAAAATCCAAGTCATTTCTCATATGAAACATCTCAGGAATTAATTGAACAAATTCCTTGCTGGTTAACGTATACTAATGAGTTCACACATAAAATTATAAATGACAATTTAGGTTTATCTGCTATGTACTCAGGCATGATAAAAGGTACGGGGCCACGTTATTGTCCGTCAATTGAAGATAAAATTGTTCGCTTTCATGACAAACCACGTCACCAAGTTTTCTTAGAACCAGAAGGAAGAGATACAGAAGAAGTATATGTACAGGGGTTATCAACCTCTTTACCAGAGTTTGTTCAACGTGAAATCCTACGTTCGATTGAAGGATTAGAAAATGCTGAAATTATGCGTGCAGGATATGCAATTGAATATGATTCTGTAGTACCGACTCAATTATGGCCAACACTTGAAGTGAAAAATGTTCCTGGCCTGTATACAGCGGGACAAATAAATGGAACATCTGGATATGAAGAAGCGGCTGGTCAAGGACTGATCGCTGGTATTAATGCAGCTGCGAGAGCACTTGATAAAGAACCTTTAGTTCTAGATCGTTCACAAGCGTATATTGGTGTGCTAATTGACGATTTAGTAACAAAAGGTACAAATGAACCCTATCGCTTATTGACATCAAGAGCAGAATACCGTTTACTTTTACGACATGATAATGCTGATATGCGTTTAACAGAAATTGGCTATCAATTAGGTATGATCACAGAAGAACGCTATCAACTTTTTATTGATAAAAAAAGATTTGTTAAAGAGGAAACGACACGTTTGGAAAAGGAAACAATAAAGCCATCTGAATCATTGAAATTGTTAATGGAAGAGGTTGGTGCAACGGAATTAAGAGAACCAACAAAAGCTGTAGAATTATTGAAAAGACCAGAAATTAACTATCAATTAATTGAAAAGCTTACGCCAGCACCAATAGATTTAAATTTTGATGTTAAGGAGCAAGTAGAGATTCAAATTAAATATCGAGGTTACATTGAGAAATCTAATCAACAAGTAGAACGAATGAAAAAAATGGAGAATAAATGGATTCCAGAAGATATTGATTACGATGCCGTTAGTGGTATTGCAACAGAGGCGAAAGAGAAATTCAAAAAAGTTCGTCCTTTGTCAGTAGGTCAAGCTTCGCGTATTTCTGGTGTAAATCCAGCTGATGTATCTATTCTTCTTGTCTATATTGAACAAGGAAACATTGCTAAGGTATAA